Proteins encoded within one genomic window of Platichthys flesus chromosome 13, fPlaFle2.1, whole genome shotgun sequence:
- the dcbld2 gene encoding discoidin, CUB and LCCL domain-containing protein 2, with amino-acid sequence MGRAVMVGRRPTGARVLVLSLLFILTADTCRAQKGDGCGPSVLGPSSGTLSSLGYPRTYPNNTVCEWEISVPRGHRIHFRFAELDIENRDCQVNYLRLFNGIGPKRNESVKYCGLGLKVKDLINSTGNQVTVQFMSGTHHTGHGFYLSYSTTEHTDLITCLDKGTDFPEAEFSKYCPAGCLTSTEEISGTIPNGYRESSPLCVAAIHAGVVSNAVGGMISVVSSKGIPHYEGTLANNVTSTGGTLSNSLFTFRTNGCYGTLGLESGSVADTQLSASSVWEWNLGQWGPFGARLKKAGLPWAPAQCDQHQWLQVDLKREKRITGITTTGSTLREYRYHASAYRVLYSNDAQQWYSYREANSTQDKIFQGNMNYLQEVRNNFIPPIEARFVRVNPTLWHQRIALKLELVGCQIPAARPRTNERLPTFRRAPPSVGTKRPRLGQTTHTPEIRNTTMPPHNSKDVALAAVLVPVLVMVLTAVILTVVCAWHWRNRKKSSEGTYDLPHWDRTDWWKSMKQLLPSKMVESEDSVRYSSSEVGRLTGRGAVPRLHAEPAEYAQPLVSGVTTLGARSTFKPDEGPDPGYSDPDLYDAPISPDVYHAYAEPLPASGSEYATPIVVDMGCHPSGGTSLAQPAAVCGFMGAGPPSLLTRTDSGQSGRSAYDTPKNATGQVSADLTYQVPQSCTQKQTGQS; translated from the exons ATGGGCAGAGCGGTAATGGTGGGCAGGAGACCGACAGGGGCCCGGGTCCTGGTCCTGTCgcttctcttcatcctcaccgCGGACACATGTCGAGCTCAGAAAG GTGACGGCTGTGGTCCCAGTGTGCTTGGCCCCAGCAGTGGGACTCTGTCCTCTCTGGGTTACCCGAGGACATACCCAAAcaacacagtgtgtgagtgggagaTCAGCGTGCCGCGTGGCCACAGGATCCACTTTCGCTTTGCGGAGCTGGACATAGAGAACAGGGACTGCCAGGTCAACTACCTCCGCCTCTTCAACGGCATCGGGCCCAAGAGGAATGAGAGTG TGAAATACTGCGGTTTGGGTCTGAAAGTCAAAGATCTCATCAATTCCACCGGCAACCAGGTCACTGTCCAGTTCATGAGTGGGACCCATCACACTGGACATGGATTCTACCTGTCCTACTCCACCACTGAACACACAG ATCTAATCACCTGCCTGGACAAAGGAACTGATTTCCCAGAGGCAGAGTTCAG TAAATACTGCCCAGCAGGCTGCCTGACGTCCACCGAGGAGATTTCTGGAACTATACCGAATGGCTACAGAGAG TCGTCTCCTCTGTGCGTGGCAGCCATCCATGCAGGCGTGGTGTCCAACGCTGTGGGAGGGATGATCAGTGTGGTCAGCAGCAAAGGCATCCCTCACTATGAGGGCACACTGGCAAACAACGTCACTTCCACTGG AGGAACTTTGTCAAACAGCCTCTTCACCTTCAGGACCAATG GCTGCTATGGGACGCTGGGTTTAGAGTCTGGCAGTGTCGCGGACACTCAGCTCTCGGCTTCATCTGTGTGGGAGTGGAACCTTGGTCAGTGGGGCCCGTTTGGGGCACGCCTCAAAAAGGCGGGGCTGCCCTGGGCGCCCGCTCAGTGCGACCAGCATCAGTGGCTGCAGGTCGAcctgaagagggagaagagaatcACAG GCATCACCACCACAGGCTCCACCCTGAGGGAGTATCGGTACCATGCCTCAGCGTACCGAGTCCTATACAGTAATGATGCACAGCAGTGGTACAGCTACAGGGAAGCAAACTCCACACAAGACAAG ATTTTCCAAGGGAATATGAACTACCTGCAGGAGGTGAGGAACAACTTCATTCCTCCCATCGAGGCCCGGTTTGTGAGGGTCAATCCAACGTTATGGCACCAGAGAATCGCACTGAAGCTGGAGCTGGTTGGCTGCCAAATCCCTGCAG CGAGGCCGAGGACCAACGAGAGGCTACCCACGTTTCGTCGAGCTCCCCCTTCTGTGGGAACAAAGCGCCCTCGCCTCGGCCAGACCACACACACCCCGGAAATAAGGAACACCACTATGCCACCACACAACAGCAAAG ATGTGGCGCTGGCTGCAGTTCTGGTTCCTGTGTTGGTCATGGTTCTGACTGCTGTCATCCTGACTGTGGTTTGTGCTTGGCACTGGAGGAACAG GAAAAAGAGCTCAGAGGGAACTTACGATCTTCCCCACTGGGATCGTACAG acTGGTGGAAGagcatgaagcagctgctgccaTCCAAGATGGTGGAGAGTGAGGATTCAGTTCGGTACAGCAGCAGTGAGGTGGGCCGCCTGACGGGGAGAGGAGCTGTACCAAGACTACACGCTGAGCCTGCAG AATACGCCCAGCCGCTGGTGAGTGGTGTTACAACTTTGGGTGCACGTTCCACTTTTAAACCAGACGAGGGTCCGGACCCAGGGTACTCTGATCCAGATCTATACGACGCCCCCATTTCACCGGACGTGTACCACGCATACGCAGAACCCCTGCCAGCTTCGGGATCCGAGTATGCTACACCCATCGTGGTCGATATGGGTTGCCATCCCTCAGGTGGTACATCTTTGGCCCAGCCCGCCGCTGTGTGCGGTTTCATGGGGGCCGGGCCCCCCTCCCTGCTCACAAGGACAGACAGCGGCCAGTCGGGGAGGTCAGCGTATGATACGCCAAAGAACGCCACTGGACAGGTCAGTGCGGACCTGACTTATCAGGTACCTCAGAGTTGCACTCAGAAGCAGACGGGACAAAGCTGA